A window of the Pseudomonas gozinkensis genome harbors these coding sequences:
- a CDS encoding autotransporter-associated beta strand repeat-containing protein translates to MEARFGVALVSRFSPLSLAVHLSVAGLLFGGVSEQAFATCSAAGSTITCSGVPTLPLFLNDYSSATSGLTVNVTNGAQMNSTLGGKVINLTGANINLNNSGTIDPALLGLVSILSGGAFIGTGATSTVSIANNTTGLIRGTGMLLGLNLTSIDGLGIAVNNSVSGTTTITNDGTITSTGLSVGGITLADTPVVGVYGGSQVNMTNSASGTINGRVAFETSVAGNTFTNAGNITGGVSMGAGSTNTFYAITGSSVNVGDGVQVSVGLGGLIGVNLTFAPTGTIDGGAAGTNTLILQNPIGLGGGTTGTGTASSATYVNFNNLTLNSGTWTLQGPLVSGATTLNGGVAQFNDNAAFGSGVLTSNGGILQASNAGLTLANQINLGGTGLTLQGINGMTLNGVISGTGGLTKIGSGQINLNGINTYSGNTVLNGGVVLVGNNQAFSTGGITVGGSSSISATTPISLANAITLNSTLTATGTGALTLGGVISGAANLTKTGSGSLTLNGINTYTGITSLSAGTLRVGNNNALGTGVLNTSNGTSLDSTGNVTLANNVGITGALNVLGSNALTLAGIVSGTGAITKSGSASLTLTGNNTNSGTTALNGGSLLVGSNTALGTGALNAAAGTTLDATTAVTLANAVALAGGLTIGGTQALGLSGVISGAGNLIKGGTANLTLSGNNTFSGGTALNNGTLIVGSNTALGTGALTTAAGTTLDASTTVALGNAVALGGNLNIAGNANLTLGGVVSGSGGLTKNGAANLILNGANTFSGGTTLNAGTLTVGNAAALGSGALTVASAATLDSNTSVILNNNVALNGNLAIGGSNGMILGGVLSGASQLIKNGTANLTLNGANTFTGGTALNAGSLTVGNGAALGTGTLTVGGAGATLNSSANVTLNNAIALNSNLTAGGANPLTLGGVISGGSNLIKTGSSTLTLTGNNTYTGSTSLNAGTLVVGSNTALGTGILNAGNNTTLDASTATSLANNVNLGGNVTIGGSNALTLAGVVSGVGGLTKSGPADLILNGANTYFGNTALNVGKLIVGSNTAIGSGALNAAAGTTLDTNTAVTLGNQVNLAGAMNIGGSADLSLTGTVAGAGSLVKNGAANLNLNGTNTYAGGTTLNAGTVTAGNSSALGTGALTVGGAATLDSSSPLVSLANAVVLNAALSVGGTQDLTLGGVISGAGQLIKNGAANLTVNGTNTFSGGSTLNAGTLTLGSAAALGSGGLTVGGASTLDTSTGMSVGNNITLNAGLTLAGSNTLNLSGVIDGAGSLTKDGFGDLTLSGNNTFTGALNIASGSVTTVSSGALGNTSGANISAGANLYLNSSASLNGLSGSGSVQIAGGNTLTVGGVNSTSTFDGDLGGSGALTKVGTGTLNLTGTNGITGNTNVNGGTLNLTGSLASNQLNVNNGATLTGTGSALGFITINSGGHLALSSGNTLSTSSLILTANSNVDASLATPSTSSLMNIGGNLTLDGNLNVTDAGGFGVGVYRLFNYIGALTDNGLTVAGVPVGYGLGDILVQTLGNQVNLIVSAPNTNLRFWDGSQTIANGTVDGGTGTWTAGGTNWTNSSGTVNQTWAGDFAVFQGTAGTVSVNGTQLFTGMQFLTDGYNVVNGTSGLLTAVNGSGGTTAMRVDPGVTATVGVNIDGSGILNKLDAGTLVLNGANSYTGGTQLDGGTLVVGSNTALGTGALIANAGTQLDSNTAATLANAATLNGNLTVLGSNALTLNGVISGTGGLIKNGSASLTLGGNNAFLGPVALNAGGLVLASNSALGSATLNAANGTTLDASGAFSAGNAINLAGNLAIVGSNNLTLSGAINGAGSLTKNGAANLILSGANNFLGGVTLNAGTLTAGSNGALGLGNLTVAGASALDSNTSVSLGNNVVLNANLTNTGNSDVALSGVVSGTGGLIKNGASNLTLNGINTYSGGTTLNAGTVTLGTSSGLGSGAVTVAGASTLDTTAPLVLANNLNVNANLSVAGNNNLTLGGVIAGAGTLTKNGLADLTLTGNNTFSGTFDVQSGSLTTLGNSALGSNAGVNLGAAATLNLGGSGSLASLTGSGTALIGGGNTLSIGGNNASGIFDGVLTGTGELSKLGTGTLTLTGLNSLTGNTTVNAGTLNVSGSLDSASVLVNSGGTLTGGGSLGGTVTVADGGHLAGATGSTLSVNSLVFNANSNFDVGLGAPVSGGGNALVNVGGNLTLDGTLNVSDIGGFGSGVYRLINYTGGLTDNGMLIGTVPGSVTPGDLTLQTALANQINLLVTAPGVTVQFWDGNQLVANGSVDGGSGTWGTGTTNWTDVNGTTNQAWTNNFAVFQGTAGTVTVNGAQTITGMQFVTDGYSLQNGTAGSLNLVDGSLGNATVRVDPNVTATVGVALNGAGTLGKYDTGTLVLNAANGYTGGTALNGGKIVVGNNAALGTGVLTAANGTALDSNTAASLANDVVLNGGLTVTGSNALTLGGVVSGSGSLIKTGASSLTLNGSNTYSGGTQLSGGSLILGNNSAISSGALSVLGNGTLDSTSALQLANAINLGAQLTLAGNQNTTLIGAITGSGSLVKNGNGDLVLSGANTYSGGTTLNGGSTRGDTSSLQGAIVNNAALTFEQNSDGSYTGNLTGAGTLNKTGTGALLLTGNNTFTGNTAVQAGSLNVSGVLNSANVNVASGAKLGGGGQLGGAVQLANGATLLGGGHSTALSVGSLALSSGTNLDFTLGSAASSTTVVNVAGNLTLDGTLNISNAGGFGTGVYQLFSYGGSLTNNGLVYGSLPVSAANLTLQTALANQVNLLVQNTPGEVQFWNGGTTNPDGSIGGGSGVWGPGTNWTDPTGTQAQASSGQFAVFGGQSGTVTVQGNQNFTGLQFLTNGYSLVPGAGGTLTPVNGADGSLAPVRVNAGGSAEISVPLVGSGGIEKLDSGTLILSGANTYSGGTTVSGGTLIGNTTSLQGNILNKASLVFQQNANGQFNGVLSGTGALAKRGDATLLLTGNQPFSGTVAVDQGVLQVGSRSARASLGGRVTVANGAGLSGNGSVGSLVNHGVVQSGAEAGTLSVAGNLTNAADGVLALTVSSPTATPLAVGGTATLGGGLQVNSLAPFTGNTVYSLITAGGGVIGTFSAADLPQYAFLDSALVYDANAVNLVVSRNGNSFVDVAATRNQRNTASALMRNGAAGAALQNELVNLSVAGARNAFDSLSGEIHASTASAILEDSRYVRDAVNDRMRQPSCSAPDDPRRALAPSENQLSSNGCHGEMVGWARALGAWGESDGDSNSAKLDRNLSGFMLGTDKQIDDQWRVGMAAGYTRSDLDAHDRRSDATVESYHLAAYLNSQFDALAVRLGAAYSWHDIETKRDVSVGAYNDRLKANYDARSAQVFGEVGYAIEAAGIALEPFAGLAYVNYDSDKAKEKGGVGRLRAEADQDITFSTLGVRAGKVITLANGGQFTPRAALGWRHAFGDTKPDADLTFIDGGASFNTQGVPIAKDSAVVEAGVDFQISPTGKLGIGYSGQLSNESNDHAMTISFSLGF, encoded by the coding sequence GTGGAAGCAAGGTTTGGTGTCGCCCTCGTTTCGCGTTTTTCCCCACTGTCCCTTGCTGTGCACCTGAGCGTCGCCGGACTGCTGTTCGGCGGTGTCAGCGAGCAGGCGTTCGCCACCTGCTCGGCGGCGGGCTCCACGATTACCTGCTCGGGTGTCCCGACCCTGCCGCTGTTTCTCAATGACTACAGCAGTGCCACCAGCGGCCTGACGGTCAACGTCACCAACGGCGCGCAGATGAACTCGACGCTGGGCGGCAAGGTCATCAACCTGACCGGGGCCAACATCAACCTGAACAACTCCGGGACCATCGACCCAGCGTTGCTGGGCCTGGTGTCGATCCTCAGTGGCGGCGCTTTCATCGGCACCGGCGCAACCAGCACCGTGAGCATCGCCAACAACACCACCGGGCTCATTCGCGGCACCGGCATGTTGCTCGGCCTCAACCTGACCAGCATCGACGGTCTGGGGATTGCGGTGAACAACTCGGTGTCGGGCACCACGACCATCACCAACGACGGCACGATTACTTCGACCGGGCTGTCGGTCGGCGGCATCACCCTGGCCGATACCCCAGTGGTCGGGGTGTATGGCGGCTCGCAAGTCAACATGACTAACAGTGCCAGCGGTACGATCAACGGCCGGGTTGCGTTCGAGACGTCGGTGGCGGGCAACACCTTCACCAACGCCGGTAACATCACGGGCGGCGTGTCGATGGGGGCGGGCAGCACCAACACCTTCTACGCGATCACAGGTTCCAGCGTTAACGTCGGCGACGGTGTGCAAGTGTCCGTTGGTCTCGGTGGCCTGATCGGCGTCAACCTGACCTTCGCACCCACCGGGACGATCGATGGCGGTGCGGCCGGTACCAACACGCTGATCCTGCAAAACCCGATCGGCCTCGGCGGCGGCACCACCGGGACCGGTACAGCGTCCAGCGCGACCTACGTCAACTTCAACAATCTGACCCTCAACAGCGGCACCTGGACCTTGCAGGGGCCATTGGTCAGCGGTGCGACCACCCTCAATGGCGGTGTCGCGCAGTTCAACGACAACGCGGCGTTCGGCAGCGGTGTGCTGACGTCCAACGGCGGGATCCTCCAGGCCAGCAATGCCGGTTTGACGCTGGCCAACCAGATCAACCTGGGCGGGACTGGCCTGACCCTGCAGGGCATCAACGGCATGACCCTGAACGGGGTGATTTCCGGCACGGGCGGCCTGACCAAGATCGGCAGCGGCCAGATCAATCTCAACGGCATCAACACCTACTCCGGTAACACCGTGCTCAACGGCGGTGTGGTGCTGGTGGGCAACAATCAGGCGTTCAGCACCGGCGGCATCACCGTTGGCGGCTCGTCGAGCATTTCGGCGACGACGCCGATTTCGCTGGCTAACGCGATCACGCTCAACAGCACCCTGACCGCGACCGGCACCGGTGCGCTGACTCTGGGCGGGGTGATCAGCGGCGCCGCCAACCTGACCAAAACCGGCAGCGGCAGCCTGACCCTCAACGGCATCAACACCTACACCGGGATCACCAGCCTCAGCGCCGGGACCTTGCGCGTCGGCAACAACAACGCGTTGGGCACTGGCGTGCTCAACACCAGCAACGGCACCAGTCTCGACAGCACTGGCAACGTGACCCTGGCCAACAACGTCGGCATCACCGGTGCGCTGAACGTGCTCGGCAGCAATGCCCTGACCCTGGCCGGCATCGTGTCCGGCACCGGCGCGATCACCAAAAGCGGCAGCGCCAGCCTGACCCTGACCGGCAACAACACCAACAGCGGCACCACCGCGCTCAACGGCGGCAGCTTGCTCGTCGGCAGCAACACCGCGCTCGGCACGGGCGCCTTGAACGCAGCGGCCGGCACCACGCTGGATGCGACCACCGCCGTGACCTTGGCCAACGCCGTCGCGCTGGCCGGCGGGCTGACCATTGGCGGCACACAGGCGCTGGGCCTGAGCGGTGTTATCAGCGGTGCCGGCAACCTGATCAAGGGTGGCACAGCGAACCTGACCCTCAGCGGCAACAACACCTTCTCCGGTGGCACGGCGCTGAACAACGGAACGTTGATCGTCGGCTCCAACACCGCGCTCGGTACCGGCGCACTGACCACGGCGGCGGGCACCACTCTCGACGCCAGCACCACCGTGGCGCTGGGCAACGCCGTTGCTCTGGGCGGCAACCTGAACATCGCCGGCAACGCCAACCTGACCCTCGGTGGTGTCGTCAGCGGCAGCGGCGGGCTGACCAAGAACGGCGCGGCCAACCTGATTCTCAACGGTGCCAACACCTTCAGCGGCGGCACCACGCTGAACGCCGGCACCCTGACCGTCGGCAACGCCGCCGCGCTGGGCAGCGGCGCCCTGACTGTCGCCAGCGCCGCGACCCTCGACAGCAATACCTCGGTCATCCTGAACAACAACGTCGCCCTCAACGGCAACCTGGCCATCGGCGGCAGCAACGGCATGATCCTGGGCGGCGTGCTCAGCGGCGCCAGTCAGTTGATCAAGAACGGCACCGCCAACCTGACCCTCAACGGCGCCAACACCTTCACCGGCGGCACCGCGCTCAACGCCGGCAGCCTGACCGTCGGCAACGGCGCGGCACTCGGCACCGGCACGCTGACGGTGGGCGGGGCGGGTGCGACGCTCAACAGCAGCGCCAACGTGACGCTGAACAACGCGATTGCCCTCAACTCCAACCTCACCGCCGGCGGCGCCAACCCACTGACCCTCGGCGGCGTGATCAGTGGTGGCAGCAACCTGATCAAGACTGGCTCCTCGACCCTGACCCTGACCGGCAACAACACCTACACCGGCTCTACGTCGCTGAACGCCGGGACACTGGTCGTCGGCTCCAATACCGCCCTCGGCACCGGCATCCTCAATGCCGGCAACAACACCACGCTGGACGCCAGTACCGCGACCAGTCTGGCCAACAACGTCAACCTCGGCGGCAACGTGACCATCGGCGGCAGCAACGCGCTGACCCTCGCGGGCGTGGTCTCCGGGGTCGGTGGCCTGACCAAAAGCGGCCCGGCCGACCTGATTCTCAACGGCGCCAACACCTACTTCGGCAACACCGCGCTGAACGTGGGCAAGCTGATTGTCGGCAGCAATACCGCGATCGGCAGCGGCGCATTGAACGCAGCGGCCGGCACCACGCTGGATACCAACACGGCCGTCACTCTGGGCAACCAGGTCAACCTGGCCGGTGCGATGAACATCGGCGGCAGCGCCGATCTGAGCCTCACCGGAACCGTCGCCGGCGCCGGCAGCCTGGTGAAAAACGGCGCAGCCAATCTGAATCTCAATGGCACCAACACCTACGCCGGCGGCACCACGCTGAACGCCGGTACAGTGACCGCCGGCAACAGCTCGGCCCTCGGCACCGGCGCCTTGACCGTCGGTGGCGCAGCAACCCTCGATAGCAGTTCGCCGCTGGTCAGCCTGGCCAACGCGGTCGTGCTCAATGCAGCGCTGAGCGTCGGCGGCACCCAGGACCTGACCCTCGGCGGCGTGATCAGTGGCGCCGGCCAGTTGATCAAGAATGGCGCGGCCAACCTGACGGTCAATGGCACCAACACCTTCAGCGGTGGCAGCACGCTCAACGCGGGTACGCTGACACTGGGTTCGGCCGCTGCGTTGGGCAGTGGCGGCTTGACGGTCGGCGGTGCATCGACGCTGGATACCAGCACCGGCATGAGCGTCGGCAACAACATCACTCTCAACGCCGGCCTGACCCTGGCCGGCAGCAACACCCTGAACCTCAGCGGCGTGATCGATGGCGCCGGCAGCCTGACCAAGGACGGCTTCGGCGACCTGACGCTCAGCGGCAACAACACCTTCACCGGCGCGCTGAACATCGCCTCCGGCAGCGTCACCACCGTGAGCAGCGGGGCGCTGGGCAACACCTCCGGCGCCAACATCAGCGCCGGTGCCAATCTCTATCTCAACAGCAGCGCCAGCCTCAACGGCTTGAGCGGCAGCGGCAGTGTGCAGATCGCCGGCGGCAACACCCTGACCGTGGGCGGCGTGAACAGCACCAGCACCTTCGACGGCGACCTCGGTGGCAGCGGTGCGCTGACCAAAGTCGGCACCGGGACGCTGAACCTCACTGGCACCAACGGCATCACCGGCAACACCAACGTCAATGGCGGTACGCTGAACCTTACCGGTTCGCTGGCCAGCAACCAGCTCAACGTCAACAACGGTGCGACCCTCACGGGCACCGGATCGGCGCTTGGTTTCATCACCATCAACAGCGGTGGTCATCTGGCGTTGTCCTCGGGCAATACCCTGTCTACCTCGTCACTGATCCTCACGGCCAACAGCAATGTTGACGCAAGCCTCGCCACGCCATCGACCAGCTCGCTGATGAACATCGGCGGCAACCTGACCCTCGACGGCAACCTCAACGTCACCGATGCCGGCGGTTTCGGCGTCGGTGTCTATCGCTTGTTCAACTACATCGGCGCGCTGACCGACAACGGTTTGACCGTGGCCGGTGTACCGGTGGGATACGGCCTCGGCGACATTCTTGTGCAGACCCTGGGTAACCAGGTCAACCTGATCGTGTCGGCGCCGAACACCAACCTGCGTTTCTGGGACGGCAGCCAGACGATCGCCAACGGCACCGTGGATGGCGGCACCGGCACATGGACTGCCGGCGGCACCAACTGGACCAATTCCAGCGGCACGGTGAACCAGACCTGGGCCGGCGACTTCGCGGTGTTCCAGGGCACGGCCGGCACGGTGTCGGTCAACGGCACGCAACTGTTCACCGGGATGCAGTTCCTCACCGATGGCTACAACGTGGTCAACGGCACATCGGGGCTGCTGACCGCCGTCAACGGCTCCGGCGGCACCACGGCGATGCGGGTCGATCCGGGCGTGACCGCCACGGTCGGTGTGAACATCGACGGCAGCGGCATCCTCAACAAACTCGACGCGGGCACCCTGGTACTCAACGGCGCCAACAGCTACACCGGCGGCACGCAACTGGACGGCGGCACCCTGGTGGTCGGCAGCAACACCGCACTGGGCACTGGCGCGCTGATCGCCAATGCCGGCACGCAACTCGACAGCAACACCGCTGCGACCCTGGCCAACGCTGCCACGCTGAATGGCAACCTGACCGTGCTCGGCAGCAATGCGCTGACCCTCAACGGTGTCATTTCCGGCACCGGCGGCTTGATCAAGAACGGCTCGGCCAGCCTGACCCTCGGCGGCAACAACGCCTTCCTCGGGCCGGTGGCACTGAACGCGGGCGGTCTGGTTCTGGCGTCGAACAGCGCGCTGGGTTCAGCCACCCTGAACGCGGCGAACGGCACCACACTCGATGCCAGTGGCGCCTTCAGTGCGGGCAATGCGATCAACCTGGCGGGCAACCTCGCTATCGTCGGCAGCAACAACCTGACGTTGTCAGGCGCGATCAACGGCGCCGGCAGCCTGACCAAGAACGGTGCGGCCAACCTGATCCTGAGCGGGGCCAACAACTTCCTCGGTGGCGTCACCCTCAACGCCGGCACCCTGACCGCCGGCAGCAACGGCGCCCTTGGTCTGGGCAACCTGACCGTGGCCGGTGCCTCGGCGCTGGACAGCAACACCTCGGTGTCGCTGGGCAACAACGTGGTACTCAACGCCAACCTGACCAACACCGGCAACAGCGACGTGGCCCTCAGCGGCGTGGTCAGCGGTACCGGTGGACTGATCAAAAATGGCGCCTCCAACCTGACCCTCAACGGCATCAACACCTACAGCGGCGGCACTACGCTGAACGCCGGCACCGTGACCCTCGGCACCTCGTCAGGCCTGGGCTCCGGCGCGGTGACCGTGGCGGGCGCGTCGACCCTCGACACCACGGCGCCGCTGGTACTGGCCAACAACCTAAACGTCAATGCCAACCTCAGCGTGGCGGGCAACAACAACCTGACCCTCGGTGGCGTGATCGCCGGGGCCGGCACCCTGACCAAGAACGGTCTGGCCGACCTGACGCTGACCGGCAACAACACCTTCAGCGGCACCTTCGATGTGCAGTCCGGCAGCCTGACCACCCTGGGCAACTCGGCACTGGGCAGCAACGCCGGGGTCAATCTCGGCGCTGCGGCGACTCTCAACCTAGGCGGCTCGGGCAGCCTCGCCAGCCTGACCGGCAGCGGGACCGCACTGATCGGCGGCGGCAACACGCTGAGCATCGGCGGCAACAACGCCAGCGGTATTTTTGACGGTGTGCTCACGGGCACGGGCGAACTGAGCAAACTCGGCACCGGTACGCTGACCCTGACCGGCCTCAACAGCCTGACCGGCAACACCACGGTCAACGCCGGCACCTTGAACGTCAGCGGTTCGCTGGACAGCGCCAGTGTGCTGGTCAACAGCGGCGGCACCCTGACCGGCGGCGGTTCGCTCGGCGGGACCGTGACCGTGGCGGATGGCGGTCATCTGGCCGGCGCTACCGGCAGCACCCTGTCGGTGAATTCGCTGGTGTTCAACGCCAACTCCAACTTCGATGTCGGCCTCGGCGCGCCGGTGTCCGGTGGCGGCAACGCGCTGGTCAACGTCGGTGGCAACCTGACCCTCGACGGCACCCTCAACGTCAGCGACATCGGCGGTTTCGGCAGCGGTGTGTACCGGTTGATCAACTACACCGGCGGCCTGACCGACAACGGCATGCTGATCGGCACCGTGCCGGGCAGCGTCACCCCGGGTGACCTGACCCTGCAAACCGCGCTGGCCAACCAGATCAACCTGCTGGTCACCGCACCGGGCGTCACCGTGCAGTTCTGGGACGGCAACCAACTCGTCGCCAACGGTTCGGTGGATGGCGGCAGCGGCACGTGGGGCACTGGCACCACCAACTGGACCGACGTCAACGGCACCACCAATCAGGCCTGGACCAACAACTTCGCAGTGTTCCAGGGCACCGCGGGCACGGTCACGGTCAACGGCGCGCAAACCATCACCGGCATGCAGTTCGTCACCGATGGCTACAGCCTGCAGAACGGCACGGCCGGTTCGCTGAATCTGGTCGACGGTTCGCTGGGCAATGCGACCGTAAGGGTCGATCCGAATGTCACCGCCACCGTGGGCGTCGCGCTCAACGGTGCCGGTACGCTGGGCAAATACGACACTGGCACCCTGGTGCTCAATGCGGCCAACGGCTACACCGGCGGCACCGCGCTCAATGGCGGCAAGATCGTGGTTGGCAACAACGCCGCCCTCGGCACTGGCGTGTTGACCGCCGCCAATGGCACGGCGCTGGACAGCAACACGGCGGCCAGTCTGGCCAACGATGTGGTGCTCAATGGCGGACTCACCGTCACCGGTTCCAACGCGCTGACCCTTGGCGGTGTGGTCAGTGGCAGCGGCAGTCTGATCAAGACCGGCGCATCGAGCCTGACCCTTAACGGCAGCAACACTTACAGCGGCGGCACTCAACTGTCCGGCGGCTCGCTGATCCTGGGCAACAACAGCGCGATCAGCAGCGGCGCCCTCAGCGTGCTCGGCAACGGTACCCTCGACAGCACCTCTGCGCTGCAACTGGCCAACGCCATCAACCTGGGTGCGCAACTGACCCTGGCCGGCAACCAGAACACCACCCTGATCGGGGCGATCACCGGCAGCGGCAGTCTGGTGAAAAACGGCAACGGCGACCTCGTCCTCAGCGGCGCCAACACCTACAGCGGCGGTACGACGCTCAACGGCGGCAGCACCCGTGGCGACACCAGCAGCCTGCAAGGCGCCATCGTCAATAACGCGGCGCTGACCTTCGAGCAGAACAGCGACGGCAGCTACACCGGCAACCTGACGGGCGCCGGCACCCTCAACAAAACCGGCACTGGCGCCTTGCTGCTGACCGGCAACAACACCTTCACCGGCAACACCGCGGTGCAGGCCGGTTCGCTGAACGTCAGCGGTGTGCTCAACAGTGCCAACGTCAACGTTGCCAGTGGTGCGAAGCTCGGTGGCGGTGGTCAACTCGGCGGCGCCGTGCAACTGGCCAACGGGGCAACACTGCTCGGCGGCGGGCACTCGACCGCGTTGTCGGTCGGTTCGCTGGCACTGTCTTCCGGCACCAACCTGGACTTCACGCTCGGCTCGGCCGCCAGCTCCACAACCGTGGTCAACGTCGCCGGCAACCTGACCCTCGACGGTACGCTGAACATCAGCAACGCCGGCGGCTTCGGCACCGGGGTCTACCAACTGTTCAGCTACGGCGGCAGCCTGACCAACAACGGTCTGGTGTACGGCAGCCTGCCAGTGTCGGCGGCCAACCTGACTCTGCAAACCGCGTTGGCCAATCAGGTCAACCTGCTGGTGCAGAACACGCCGGGTGAGGTGCAGTTCTGGAACGGCGGCACCACCAACCCGGACGGCAGCATCGGCGGCGGCAGCGGCGTGTGGGGCCCGGGTACCAACTGGACCGATCCGACCGGTACTCAGGCGCAGGCGTCGAGCGGTCAGTTCGCGGTGTTCGGCGGACAGAGCGGCACGGTCACCGTGCAAGGCAATCAGAACTTCACCGGGTTGCAGTTCCTCACCAACGGTTACAGCCTGGTTCCGGGCGCCGGCGGTACGTTGACACCGGTCAACGGCGCGGACGGCAGTCTCGCACCCGTGCGGGTGAATGCCGGTGGCAGCGCGGAAATCTCCGTACCGCTGGTGGGCAGTGGCGGCATCGAGAAGCTGGATTCCGGCACCCTGATCCTCAGCGGCGCCAACACCTACAGCGGCGGGACCACGGTCAGCGGCGGTACGCTGATCGGTAACACCACCAGCCTGCAGGGCAACATCCTCAACAAAGCATCGCTGGTGTTCCAGCAGAACGCCAATGGTCAGTTCAACGGGGTACTCAGTGGTACCGGCGCGTTGGCCAAGCGGGGTGACGCAACCCTGTTGTTGACCGGCAATCAGCCGTTCAGCGGCACCGTTGCGGTCGATCAGGGCGTGCTGCAGGTCGGCAGCCGCTCGGCCCGGGCTTCGCTCGGCGGGCGGGTCACCGTGGCCAACGGCGCCGGGTTGAGCGGTAACGGCAGCGTCGGTTCGTTGGTCAACCATGGTGTGGTGCAGTCCGGTGCCGAGGCTGGCACCTTGAGTGTCGCCGGCAACCTGACCAACGCCGCCGACGGTGTGTTGGCCCTGACTGTCAGCTCGCCGACCGCCACACCACTGGCAGTCGGTGGTACTGCCACCTTGGGCGGCGGTCTGCAGGTCAACAGCCTGGCACCGTTCACCGGCAATACCGTGTACTCACTGATCACCGCCGGAGGCGGGGTGATCGGCACGTTCAGCGCCGCCGATCTGCCGCAGTATGCGTTCCTTGACTCGGCGCTGGTGTATGACGCTAACGCGGTGAATCTGGTAGTCAGCCGCAACGGCAACTCGTTCGTCGACGTCGCGGCCACCCGCAACCAGCGCAACACTGCCTCGGCGTTGATGCGCAACGGAGCAGCGGGCGCAGCGTTGCAGAACGAACTCGTCAACCTCAGTGTGGCCGGCGCTCGTAACGCCTTCGACAGTCTGTCGGGTGAAATCCATGCCAGCACCGCCAGCGCAATCCTTGAGGATTCGCGCTACGTGCGGGACGCGGTCAACGACCGTATGCGCCAGCCGTCGTGCAGTGCTCCGGACGATCCACGCCGCGCCCTGGCTCCGAGCGAAAATCAGCTGAGCAGCAACGGCTGCCACGGCGAAATGGTCGGCTGGGCCCGTGCACTCGGCGCCTGGGGCGAGTCGGACGGCGACAGCAACAGCGCGAAACTGGATCGCAACCTGAGCGGCTTCATGCTCGGCACCGACAAGCAGATCGATGACCAATGGCGCGTCGGCATGGCCGCCGGCTACACCCGCAGCGATCTGGATGCCCATGATCGTCGCTCGGATGCCACGGTCGAGAGCTACCACCTGGCGGCGTACCTCAACTCGCAATTCGATGCTCTGGCAGTGCGCCTCGGCGCGGCGTACAGCTGGCACGACATCGAGACCAAGCGCGACGTCAGCGTCGGCGCCTACAACGACCGCTTGAAGGCCAACTACGACGCGCGCAGCGCTCAGGTGTTCGGTGAAGTCGGCTACGCCATCGAAGCGGCCGGGATTGCCCTGGAACCGTTCGCCGGCCTGGCATACGTCAACTACGACAGTGACAAGGCCAAGGAAAAAGGCGGGGTGGGCCGCCTGCGCGCCGAGGCCGATCAGGACATCACCTTCTCGACCCTGGGCGTGCGCGCCGGCAAGGTCATCACCCTGGCCAACGGCGGGCAATTCACCCCGCGTGCGGCGCTCGGCTGGCGGCATGCCTTCGGCGACACCAAACCCGACGCCGACCTGACCTTCATCGACGGCGGCGCCTCGTTCAACACCCAGGGCGTGCCGATTGCCAAGGACAGCGCGGTGGTCGAAGCAGGCGTGGACTTCCAGATCAGCCCGACCGGCAAACTCGGCATCGGCTATTCAGGGCAGCTGTCGAACGAGAGCAACGACCATGCGATGACCATCAGCTTCAGCCTCGGGTTCTGA